The genome window ttttctttagattttcacttaacttatttcatgtgtcgaTACAAAATCCACCAGCCGAATTTatatatgaaaacttataagGTTTCATAACGAAAGTGAGGGAGAGGAAGGCCCGTGATTTAGACCAAGTaaggtgcatcaaagacgaggacGGCAAAGTATTGATGGAAGAGGCATTAGACGCAGATGACAGACTTACTTCCATAAACCGCTCAACGAGGAGGGGACAAAAGCATTGTGCTGGGTGATTTGGAGCACTCCGAGGGGCAGTGTGATTTTAGGTATTGTAGGCGTATTAAGGTTGAGGAGGTTGAGGGGGCGTTGTGTAAGATGAGCAAGGGTAGAGCGACTGGGCTAGACGAAATCCCAGCGAAATTTTGGAAGAACGCGGGTCGGGCAGGTTTGGAGTGGCTTACTAGGTTGTTCAATGTCATTTTTAGGACGAACAAGATGCCCAAAGAATGaaggtggagtacgatgattcCGTTAtataagaacaagggtgatatctaaAATTacaacaattataggggtatcaagctgctgagTCACACTATGAATGTTTGGGATAGAGTGGTAGAAGCcagggtgaggaggagtgtgtctatttccgaGAACCAGTTCAGGAAGCTATCCATCTAGTGAGGAGATTTGTGAaacagtatagggagaggaagaaagacttacatatggtgttcattgacctagaaACATCATATGATAAAGTCCCAAGGGAGgctttgtggagatgtttggaggttagTGGTATTCCGGTAGCGTATATTAGGATAATTAAGGATATGTACGATGGTGCTAAGACTCAGGTGAGGACTTCGAGAGGTGACCTAGAACACTTCTCAGTTATGATGGAGTTGAACCAGAGATCAGCccttagcccatttttatttgcTTTGGCGATGGATATGTCGATGCAACACATTTAATGAGATGTGtcatggtgcatgttatttgccgATGGCATAATTGATGAAATGCGAGGTGGGGTTAATGCAaggctagaggtttggagacatATCCTAgattctaaaggtttcaagttgagcaggatcaAAACAAAATACTTGAAGTGCAAATTTAGTAACGGGACCCAAGTAGTGGATGGGGATGTGAGACTTGATACTCAAGTCATCCCTAAGAGAAGTAGTTTCAAATATCTCGGGTCTATAATCCAAGGTAACAGAGAgtttgacgaggatgtcacataCCATATTAGAGCGgagtggatgaaatggaggctcgcatCCGATGTTTTATGTAATAATAATGTGCCACCAaagcttaagggtaagttctacaaagtggtggttagaccgactatgttgtatgaggctgagtgttggctagtcaagaactctcatgttcagaagatgaaagtagcaaaaTTGAGggtgttgagatggatgtgtgggcacaccAGGAGAGAtatgattaggaatgaagttattcaggACAAAGTGGATGTGGCCCCTTTgtatgacaagatgcgggagtcgAGATTGAGGTGGTTCGAGCACGTGAAGAGAAGAAGCTCTAATGCGCCTGTTAGGAGGTGTGAACGGTTGGCCATAGTGGATCTGAGAAGAGGTAGGGTAGGCAAAAAACATAtttgggagaggtgattaggtagGATATGGCGCTACTtcagctcactgaggacatgacccttgataggagggtgcggaggtcgagaattagggtagaaggttagtaggtatcTTATTTTCTTGTTGAGGCTAATTCGTCTTCTTTCTCCttctttcttctccttcttcttcttctttttctcctttttcttctttttcttcttcttcttcttcttccttcttcttctcccttcttcttcttcttcttcttcttcttcttcttcttcttcttcttcctttgtaatgacccgaccgaccGTTTTGTGTATTTAAGCCCCGTTTTCCCTTTTGATACTTCACATATGTGTTTTCCCTTTTCCCTTTTGATACTtcacccttgataggagggtgtggaagtcgagaattagggtagaaggttagtaggtatcTTATTTTCTTGTTGAGGCTAATTcgtcttctttcttcttcttcttcttcttcttcttcttcttcttcttccggtcgttttatgtatttgagccccattttcttcttcttcttcttcttcttcttcttcttcttctttatcttcttcttcttcttcttcttcttctaccggtcgttttatgtatttgagccccgTTATCCCTTTTGATACTTCACACATGTGTTTTTCCTTTTCCCTTTTGATACTTCACCTTTGATAGAAGggtatggaggtcgagaattatggtagaaggttagtaggtgtCTTATTTTCTTGTTAAGGCTAATttgtcttctttcttcttcttcttcttcttcttcttcttcttcttcctttgtaatgacccgacccgccgttttgtgtatttgagctccGTTTTCCCTTTTGATACTTCACACATGTGTTTTCCCTTTTCCTTTTTGATACTTCACCCTTGATAGGAGAGTGTgcaggtcgagaattagggtagaaggttagtagataTCTTATTTTCTTGTTGAGGCTAATTcgccttctttcttcttcttcttcttcttcttcttcttcttcttcttcttcttcttcttcttcttttgtaatgacccgaccgaccgtttcttcttcttcttcctcctttgtaatgacccgatcggccgttttgtgtatttgagccccgtttTCCCTTTTGATATTTCACACATATGTTTTCCCTTTTCCCTTTTGATACTtcacccttgataggagggtgtggaggtcgaggattagggtagaaggtagTAGGTATCTTATTTTCTTGTTGAGGCTAATTCgtcttcttcctcctcttcttcttccacttcttcttcttcatcttcttcttcttcttcttcttcttcttcttcttcctactcctcctcttcttcttcctcttcctcttcctctccctcttctttttcttcttcattcttcttcttcctcctcttcttcttcttcctcttcctctccctcttctttttcttcttcattcttcttcttcctcctcttcttcttcttcctcttcctcttcctcttcttcctcctcttcttcctcttcttctttttcttccccctcttcttcttcctcctcttcttcctcttcttcttcttcctcttcctcttcctcttcttcttccacttcttcttcttcttcctctttcttcttcttcttcctcttcttcctcttcctcctcctcttctttctcttcttcttcttcttcttcttcttcttcttcttcttcttcttcttcttcttcttcctctttttcttcttcctcctcctcttcttcctccttttcttcctcttcctcctccttttcttcttcttcttcttcttcctcttcgtattcttcttcttcctcttcttcttcttcttctttttcttcctcttcttcttcttcttcttcttcttcttcttcttcttcttcttcttcctcttcctctcttcctcttcctcttctccttcctcttcttcttcttcttcttcttcttcttcttcttcttcttctttcacttTTGCATACTTACTTCTGTGGCAACACTGCCGCTTTTGCGAAGCAGCCCTCCCTCtcactttccgcttctgcgatgaaccAGTCCCAGGtgtgactccgcttctgcggtccacctgcccgcttctgcgaccactgcctCAGTCACGCCTGGCCGTTTCTACAGAGCCCATCTCGCTTCTGCAAGTTCACACCTGCgagcaaaattccgcaggtgcgattgcactagaaggcAGAATTCCAACAAatgcttcaagtccaaatttgatccgttaaccacccgtaATCTATCTGAGGCCCTAGaagcctcaaccaaatataccaacaagtcctaaaatatcatacgaacttagtcgaggcctcaaatcatgccaaataaCGTCGAAATTATGAATCACGCCTCGAATTAACTTATAaatttaaatttccaaattctacatcttgtgcgAAAAAGTACCAGATCAATCCggaataaatttaaattttgcacacgagtcataaatgacatagcgaaGCCATTCCAAGggtcggaaccccaaacggatatcgataacaccaaagtccacttcaaatcaaacttatgaagttcttaaactttcaaaaattccAACCTTCCATTAAAGGCGTCGAatgctcccgggccacccgatactcaacctgaacacacgcccaagtccgaaatcatcatgcaaacctattggaaccttcaaatcctgattccgaggtcatttactcaaaagtcaaaccttagccaattcttccaacttaaagcttctgaaattagaattttctttccaaatcaactctgaacttcccaaaattcaattccggccATATGTACAAGTCCTAAGGCATGAAGTAAAGCTACCCAAgtcctcaaaccaccgaacgatgtgctagatctcaaaacgaccggtcgggtcgttacatatatgttgtggtaacattggtattgttgattttttggCAAGCTGTGATATATTGGCGCAtgtggtgtgagttgttattATGTGTGATATCGATGTGCATGCAGCAGTGGTATAAGGATAAGGGTTGATGTACATGCGGCGACATAAGGTAGGATTTAtccgcgtgttgctagtaagggaattacttgaaacCACACGACGATAAGGGGGGCTTaagcgcgtgtagctattttggaaaaaatatttttaaaaatatctaaatataTGGCTCACATGGCGATATAAGGAAATATTATGATTGTGACTTGTGATATGAGAttgtgaggtgtggtacctcagttgtgattcttgttgtatattCTATGTTAaagaggcttgttggttgaacatTTTTATTATCTCTTTATTTGCCTTATTTGTATTTGTCCCTATTGATTTCTtgttgttcttattatgtgttcaCTCCTTGTTGCCTTTATCGCTTTAAATTCCGTTGTTAGCTTACACTATTGAATTGCTTTATTGTCATTCATTTCCTCGCTTTTCATTATTTGACTATACTAAACTCTGTTCAGTTTTCCAGTCCTACTAGGTGTCTTAACctggtctcgtcactactctactaaggttaggcttgatacttaatgggtaccattatggtatattcatgctacgcttctgcatatttttgtgcagatccaggtacatctgctcgtgGCGGGTACCAGTGATCGTTAAGTtattttcggagacttcaaggtatacctgctcgatgTTCGCAGGcgtcggagtcaccttctgttacTCCTTTTACTAATTTTTATCCTATTATCGGACAATATTGTATTATAGATTCTTAGTACATTTTTGTAGAGCTTATCACTCAGATCCACcgattttggggatttttgtaatgacccgatcggtcattttatataattgcatcCCGTTTCCCCTTttcatgcttcacacatgtgtgtttatgcttttatgacttgcagggttggttagtttcgttccgggaagctttcgggttgatttggacccttgattcttgacttaaatgtttaaatttgaaaatgttgaccaaactttgacttttgtgaaaacgaccccggaactgtgtttttatgactccaatagcttcgtatcgtgatttcggacttgggcgtatgccctgtcgtgccccattttctcgcgaaagagGGTTTCAacttgtgacaactcttttaaatgggtattaaaagagaaaagtcgccacctaacgattttaaggtgcgttagggtacctatttacAAATAACTCTGCTTGATTAGTCTACGTTAcgaaagatcgggtaagggatcaaattacctcaaagagaaggtgttaggcactcttcgaggtccacaactgtgtgTCCCAGCCAAAGTTTGCGCTATGTGAATTATTGAATTataattaagctaggtgatcataTAGGTGAAGAAAGACGCAGAATTAAAAAGTTCTATTGTAATATAAGCAAGTGTAAAGAAAACTATATGAATACGAGTTTCAAAGGCTACAAGGATACAACCGCGTTGGTCTATATTTgatgactaagtgtgaacaacAGACACATAAAGGGAGGGGGGGGTCATAAGTTTTTTAGCATAAAGGATcgccccgtgcaacataaataatacatcGCAACCcccttagggtaggggttgctcatattattcagtgggcacagcctatcatctcctgctacccgattactatgttaaagttgtttacttagagcgctctaattcaattctcgACCGTCTCCTATGCATGCTCTACCCGTCCCATGTCTATGATCCATGAGGCTTTGAACCTACtattgggtggttctagactttacttaggatgctcaaaatgataaaactacaCACGCATTCAAAACATATAGAATTTCACATAAAGACAACAAatggctcaagtttgcctccacatATAAGCAAGAAATGTACGCGGGCAGATTTAGGTAGTAGACAGTTAAGATGCATTAGAGTcgttgaatcctataggcatggtttctatatGATTCTAATTTCCATCATCGTACAGGCAGtactactgtcacgacccaaaaccaacccgtcgtgatggcacctatcatcgtactaggcaagtcgactatTTAGACGTTCCCAACAGTTTAAATCTTTGAAAGATACTAAAACAGtttaaataaaggaaaatctCTTAAAACAGGATAGGAAAATGataactcaatacataaattcttcccaaaatcggggtgtcactgagtacatgagcatctacgaaATGGTAAAGTCTGGTACACTGTCTAGAAAGTAAAACtgaaagataaggaaggagagtcaaggtctgcgaatgccaagcagctacctagATGATCTCCAAAGGTCTGGACTCTGCAAATCAGCAATCGCcgtgaccggaagcacctggctctgcacacgaggtgcagggtgtagcatgagtacaaccaactcaataagtaacaaatctaacctttggactaaAAGTAGTGACAAGTCCAATTATTACGgtccactttcaacatttaatagTACTGAAAGTTACAGATAATGTGACAGTGATATCTCAGAAATTCATAGTCTACAAGTGACggtacaagaatttagacatgctttcaacaaGAATTTAGAGATGCTTTCAGATTCTACAacaaaacttagcatatagcagggcaaatccagcccaaaTGCATATAAAATagggcagatctagcccaaatgcaaataaataGGGAAGATCCAGCCCTAATGTCATAACTACTAGCATTGCACCCACTGTgggtgtacatactccggaggggccgatctagcccaagcgctataataagccaaattctTACATCAATCAATAAatcctgctgcggcatgcagcccgatcccataaatatcactcataataaACCCTCAGTCTCACTCAGTCACTAATttctccagtctttcgggctcagTAGAATCATGTtattcagcccaaacaataatgatatgacgtAGCAAATAAGGATAACAGAGATCGAGACATATTATGCAAACAATagctgtgactgagtataaaatggaaagttaagcaaatagttcaacatgtaTCTTAAATgggatttctaacatgattgacATCTCAATTATTCTATCACATGGTAAAAATACGGGTAACAGCAAGCTTAATCAACTATTGAGTTCCCTAGAatcgaccgagtcacaattcttacggtgcacgcctacatgcccgtcacctagcatatgtgtcacctcaacaccgatcacataacacgaaatttggggttttacaccctcagaaccaagtttaaaagtgttacttacctcaactgtgcaaaactctactccagcaagcccttgcctcgcaaaacggcctccaaatgcctcgaatctagccacaaatagttcgatacaatcaacacgagctaaaggaatcaattccatatgaaattactaagtttttaatcaaaagtcaaaaagtccacTCAAAAGTTGGCCCctgggaccacgtctcgaaatccaaacaaaattcaaaaaattcgaaagcccattcaaccacgagtccaaccataccaaatttaccaaaatccaacaccaaatcgacccccaaatccccaatttaaactctccaaatccttagcctcaactcccaaaattacacctcaaaaccacacaatctaggtggaaaaatcaatggggaaacataattattgagtaaatttaaccacaagttacttacctcaagaaatccctcgaaaatcctctcaaaaatcgcctaatcccgagcttgaaatgttcaaaatgaagaaaaCCACGTAACCCTTATTTTCAATACACTGCCCAagccttctcgcacctgcagcAACTTACCCACTTCTGCGGTGTTGCAGAAGTGACCCCTCTCCTGCTTCTGTGGGTTCCTCCGCTCCTGCGGACCATAATTCCGCtgctgcggactcgcttctgcgagacacACTGTCGCTTCTGCACACCTAGCTCCCATTTCCATTTTCGCTTCTACGCTCCGGTCGCCGCTTCTAcggccacgcaggtgcggaaaattcccTTGCACCTGTGACCACTTCACACTCCCCTCAAAATCGCATTTGCGCTTCCCCGTTTGCacctgcgagcttgcacctgtgATCACCACTAtgcaggtgcaattgcaccagaactggtgaGCTTCAACATTCCTTCAaactccaaattcgatccgttaaccatccgaactccacccgagtcccccaggacctcaaccaattataccaacaagtcctaaaacatgatatgaacttagtcgagccttcaaatcatatcaaacaactctaaaaccacgaatcgcacatcgattcaagcctaatgaacttttgaacttccaacttctatatccgatgccgaaacctatcaaatcacgtccgattgacctcaaattttgcacacaagtcaaaaatgacaccacagacctactccaactctcggAACCTCAATTctagcccggtaaccacaaagtccactctcggtcacacttctaaatttctaatttttgccatttcaagcctaattcaactacggacctccaaatcacaatctgaacacactcctaagtgcataatcacccaacggagctaactgaaccatcaaaactccattccggagtcatttacacataaatcaacatccgatcaaccttttcaacttaagcttctaaccttaagactaagtgtctcaattcattctgaaaccttcccggacccgaaccaactaccccggcaagtcacataacaacaattaagcaggtAATGAATAGTAAATTgaggaacggggctacaactctcaaaacaaccggcctcATTTTTACattatccccctcttaaacaaacgttcgtcctcgaatgggtcaagaaacgtacctggagtctcaaataggcgtggatatctgctctacaTCTCccgatcggtctcccaagtagcctcctcaactggctgacctctccactgcaccttcactaaagctatgtcctttgacctcaactttcgaacctgccaatccaaaatggctatcgactccacattataagtcaaattaccatccaactgaaccgtgctgaaatcgaaaacatgagacggatcgccgccATTCTtccaaagcatagaaacatgaaacactggatgcacactcgacaaactaagtggcaaggcaagtttgtaaggcacctctccaatcctctgaagtacctcaaatggcccaatatacctagggctcaacttgccttattcccgaacctcataacatccttcatgggtgaaaccttgagtagtaccttctccccaaccatgtaagcaacatcatgaacctttcgatcgacgtaactcttctgtctagactgcgccgtgcgaagtcgatccttaatcaatttaaccttgtccaaagcatcctgaaccaagtcagtacccaatagcctagcctcacccgactcaaaccaacacaccagagatcgacaccgtctcccatacaaagcctcatacggagccatgtGAATGCTTGTCTTGTAGCtgctgttgtaggcaaactctgcgagcggcagaaactgatcccaaaaacccctgaaatcaatgacacaagtgcatagcatatcctccaatatctgaatagtgcattcggactatccgtccttctgagggtgaaatgttgtactcaactcaacttgggtccccaactcacgctgcactgccctccaaaactgcgatgtaaactgcgtgccccgatctgaaatgatggaaaccggcACACcttgaaggcgaacaatctcgcggatgtaaatctcagccaaccgctccaaagaataagtagtcccaactagaaTAAAGTGTGCAtacttggtcagtcgatccacaatcacccaaataacatcaaacttcctcgaagtccgtgggagaccaactacaaaatccatggtgatacgctcccatttccactctggaatctcaagcctctgaagcaatccgcccggtctctgatgctcatacttcagctgttgacagtttaggcaccgagctacaaaccccactatatccttcttcattatcctccaccaataatgctgcctcaagtcctggtacatgttcgcggcacccggatgaatggagtaccacaaactgtgggcctcctcaagaatcaactaacgtagcccatccacattgggcacacaaatccgaccctgcatcctcaacaccccatcatccctaatagtaacatccttggcatcacccTGCTAAaacatgtccttaaggacaagcaaatggggatcatcacaCTGGCACTCTCTAATgggatcatataaggaagaccgagaaaccacacaagctagaacccgactgggctccgaaatatttaatctcacaaactggttggccaaggcctgaacatcaactgcaagcggtctctcaccaataggaataaatgcaaggctgcccatactcatcgcctttctactcaaggcatcggtaaccatattggccttcccgggatgatacagaatggtgatataataatccttTAGCAGATcaaaccatctccgctgcctcaaatttagatcattttgtttgaacaagtgctagagactccgatgatccgtaaatacctcacaagacacaccatagagataatgcctccaaatattcaatgtATGAATGATGATATCCAACTCCACATCGTGGATGGGGTAGTTcgtctcatgaggcttcaactgacgtgaagcataagcaatcactctactctcctgcatcaagacacaccgaataccaatccgagaagtatcacaatacactgtataagagcctgaagctgaaggcaaaactagaattggagctgtggtcaaggcagtcttgagcttcagaaagctctcttcacactcatttgACCACTTGAAAgtagcacccttctaggtcaatttggtcaaaggcaatgcaatagacgagaaaccctcaatgaagcgacgataataaccggccaatcCGAGAATGCTTTGAATCTCAATAGCTGAGGACGATCTAGGCCAACTCTTAACTGTCTCTATCATCTTTGGATCCACTTTAATCCCCTCATTGGTcaccatgtgccccaagaacgccaccgaactaagccaaaactcacacttggagaacttggcataaagcttataCTCCCTCAgtcgctgcaacacaatcctcaaatgctgggcatgctcctcctggctatgtgagtacaccaggatatcatcaatgaacactatgacaaacgagtcaagataaggttgaaatacactgttcatcagatgcatgaacgctgctgaa of Nicotiana tomentosiformis chromosome 7, ASM39032v3, whole genome shotgun sequence contains these proteins:
- the LOC138895929 gene encoding uncharacterized protein, whose product is MRGGVNARLEVWRHILDSKGFKLSRIKTKYLKCKFSNGTQVVDGDVRLDTQVIPKRSSFKYLGSIIQGNREFDEDVTYHIRAEWMKWRLASDVLCNNNVPPKLKGKFYKVVVRPTMLYEAECWLVKNSHVQKMKVAKLRVLRWMCGHTRRDMIRNEVIQDKVDVAPLYDKMRESRLRWFEHVKRRSSNAPVRRCERLAIVDLRRGRVGKKHIWER
- the LOC138895930 gene encoding uncharacterized protein; this translates as MGLKYIKRPEEEEEEEEEEEEERRRISLNKKIRYLLTFYPNSRLPHPPIKGEVSKGKRENTYVKYQKGKRGLNTQNGRSGHYKGRRRRRRRRRRRRRRREKKKEEEEEEEKEEKGEKEEEEGEERRRKKTN